From Pleurocapsa sp. PCC 7319:
CTAAAAGGAAATAACTCAACCAATATTTTTGTTTGCTATAAACCCAGTAACTTATTATTCCAATTAGAGTCATTACAACCCAGGTAATAAACACGCCAGAAGTAGTAAACCATTCTGGTTCAGGATAGTCATGAACGAAAATAGCGTTGTCTGTGTAGTGAATACTGGTAATGACAATACTAAAAATCAAAATTGGCAGTAAACTAGTTTTACTTCGCTTTTTCATCAGTTGAATCCTCCATAATGATTAGGTAATTACGTTAAAAAGTCTCTGCCTTTGTCTAAGCCATATTGATAAGCTGCGGCTAACTCTTCAGGTGTGATTTGGTAAAGTCAACTTCTAATTTTTTTCTATATACAGGCGATCGCTAATGAATCTTTGTTCTATTTCTTGAACTGAAATCTTTCTTGACAAGGGAATTTGCTCATACAAATAAGCTTGAATTACTTGGTAGTCTTGCTTCTCCATTTATTTCCTCAACTAAAAATAGCCATTGATTGTAAACAGCCAAAGATAAGTGTCAAAGTGCTAATCAAAGAGCCTGTAGCACCTACAATATTGCCTGCGTAAACAATTTTATTTTCAATAGTTTTGCCTACAGAAAGCCCACGATGACCAACCCATGCACCGTAAGGCAGAGCAATACAAAACCCGTATCCTGAAATTACGGATGACCAAACTAATATTGCCAAAGCAAGCACATTCATATCCAATTGATTTATTGCAGCAGCAAAGGCAATCATCGTTGTTCCCCCCATCGATAGCCCAGAATGAGCTACTTTCCATGCCCGTACAATTTCTTCATCTTTTTTTTTAGTAATAGCTGAACCATAGGGAATTCCAGATAGTTGTCCAATTAAAAGAACAATCGCACCATGAAACAGCAGTTGTAGAGATAAATTCATTGTTATTTCTCGAATAATGCAAGCATCACTTACTTGTATCTTCATGAATAGCAATTATTTTCGATAAATGCAAGTAGTACTTGCACAACAAGCTATTGATATCGGGCATAAATATTTTTTACTTCTTCAGGAATAGCCATTGGGCGCATAGTTTCTTGATTTATAAAAAATCCCATTTGAGTCGCAGTAGTAACTATTTCATCGTAGAGATAAATCTCCGCTTGCAGAGTACAACGCGATCGCCCTAATTTAGATATCCACATTTTTCCCATAGGCTTGTCAAATATCTTCAGAGCTTTTTTATACCTGATTTCGGTAGAGGCAATAATGGGACAATATCCTTGCTCCATTAGGTGCTTTAAAGGAAAATAAGACTCTAGCATTTTCAACCTCAAGTCTTCTAACCAACGAATATAGACAATATTGCTCACAATTCCTGCAAAATCTATGTCATAGGTTTTAACAGGGAACTTCAGGCTTACTTCTAAAGGTTTTTGTTCCATTTGAGATTAATCATGTAAATTACAGACCGATTGGTCTTTTTTAAGGTAAAAAAAATTGTTTGGTCAAAGTGTAATTACTTTTTACTTCTTACTCATTAAAGATTGTCTTTAATATAATTTTGCAAATGAGCTACTGCTCTCTTTAGATGAATAGGATTTCGTTCGAGTTTGCTCATCATAATTGCCCCTTCTAATGTCGAAAAAATAATTGTGGCAACGTTATCAGGTTCAACAGTCGACCGTATTTCTCCTTTCTTGATTCCTTTTTGTATGATCCGAACAATTAGGCTGCGACTAGAATTCATTGCTTCTAGAGCGCGATCGCGTAAAGGCGAATCTGTATCATCGGTTTCAATCGCTGTATTCATAATCGGACAGCCTCCTATAATTGGCGGAGCATCGATATAAATCAGGTAACTGGATACTAGTGCTTGTAAACGTTCAATTGCATGGCGTTTTGTTCTCACCACACTCCAAATCCTTTGACTAAGAAGACTAGCAGCATAATCAAATGCTTCTAAAGCCAGCTCATCTTTACTCTTAAAATGGTTATATATTCCTCCTTTTTTTAAACCTGTTGCCTGCATAATATCGGCGATCGATGAACCTGTATAACCTTTGAGGTTAAATAGCTCGGCTGCCTGATGAATTATGCGTGCTTTAGTCTGATGTGCTTTGGACATTAATTTTAAGACCTATCGGTCTTTTTTTTAGAGTAATATAAAACATTATTTCTGGCAAATATACTTTGAATGATGCCTTCAAATATTTCTAGACCAAGATATTTCAATTTATTTGCAAGTTGACTAATTCATCAATTAGTATTATATTACTAATCAGCTTGGTAATTCCTTTTGACGACTTTAATTGAGGGAACAGGTATTTCAGTTCCCTTTTTTCTCTTCTCCGAAATAATTGGGTCTGAAGCCCCGTTGTTCCACGACGGCTTTTGATACAAATTAGACATAGAATCTTGCATGCGGCAAAAAGAATGCCTTTGCACAGAAAGAGTTTCAACCAAGCTAATAGCTAACGGCTAAGAGCTAAGAGCTAACCGCTTCGCGGTTTAATCTTGATCGATAAATTTGGGCAAAGAATATTGTCATTTGTGCAAAATATCATCCAAGGTGTAAGGGCAGATCTGGGGAAAATGCTCTTGCTCCATGCCACTTATTCTACTAGCAGTTCTCTTCGACATTAAATATATTTCGTCGACAACAATATTCAACAGAATTTTATGGTTAACGGTTAATTTCTCATTTAATTGAAACTGATAGTCATCAACCTCGCCTAACCAATAGGGAATAGATTGTTTTTGTATTTTCCAATAATCAATTAAGAGCAAATTGACTATGATTTTATAAGCAAGATATCGTAACTTTTCTTTTTCTTCTCTAGCTAAATACTCTAAATGTTTAATCAGATGATCAAGATCAACATTATCGTAATCTCCTTTTCTTAACAGTTCAGATTGAATCTCAAGCCAAGTAACGTAGTCGCTATTGTAATCGTTGTTCATAACCGACGGACA
This genomic window contains:
- a CDS encoding thioesterase family protein, with the translated sequence MEQKPLEVSLKFPVKTYDIDFAGIVSNIVYIRWLEDLRLKMLESYFPLKHLMEQGYCPIIASTEIRYKKALKIFDKPMGKMWISKLGRSRCTLQAEIYLYDEIVTTATQMGFFINQETMRPMAIPEEVKNIYARYQ
- a CDS encoding TetR/AcrR family transcriptional regulator; its protein translation is MSKAHQTKARIIHQAAELFNLKGYTGSSIADIMQATGLKKGGIYNHFKSKDELALEAFDYAASLLSQRIWSVVRTKRHAIERLQALVSSYLIYIDAPPIIGGCPIMNTAIETDDTDSPLRDRALEAMNSSRSLIVRIIQKGIKKGEIRSTVEPDNVATIIFSTLEGAIMMSKLERNPIHLKRAVAHLQNYIKDNL
- a CDS encoding DUF29 domain-containing protein, which produces MNNDYNSDYVTWLEIQSELLRKGDYDNVDLDHLIKHLEYLAREEKEKLRYLAYKIIVNLLLIDYWKIQKQSIPYWLGEVDDYQFQLNEKLTVNHKILLNIVVDEIYLMSKRTASRISGMEQEHFPQICPYTLDDILHK